A genomic region of Colletotrichum destructivum chromosome 1, complete sequence contains the following coding sequences:
- a CDS encoding Putative major facilitator, sugar transporter, major facilitator superfamily: protein MEAAAQAGATYETAEDTVKRDVGVFSTERDDDSSQKAEAPVRTAGKLDVLVQGVALFSDGYNIQIIGYMNTVLAKLYPKQMTNTIKTRLSNSILVGDIFGMLIFGLCIDKFGRRVGIILTTLFLVLIIVIATAAHGTSVEGMFWMMVIGRGVAGVGAGGEYTVCTSQALECADSTEAMRRRRGMLVAVSTNAAIISGFVGSSTVSLIVIAAYNGEASDGIWRICFGIGIFVSSPTSSQPLSSVFRGIPCSQFLYDAVVYPFNLLAPTLVSGFSSQQTMIESIGWSALINAFALPGAFIGALVMDRLGRRQTYALGWAIVCVFGFAIGGSIIQLNNVFLLFVTLYSLFQTFLSVRPGDCNFLVSSKSFPTPLQGHFPGFAAAVGKAGAAIGTTALSAALASYDDRLKGQQAIFLIGSGISVVGTLCVWFLIPDAPKHLEDEDVRFKKYLKANGYNTSQMGLKA, encoded by the exons ATGGAGGCCGCAGCCCAAGCTGGAGCAACATACGAGACCGCCGAAGACACGGTCAAGAGAGATGTCGGCGTCTTTTCAACTGAGCGCGACGATGACTCGTCTCAAAAAGCCGAGGCACCCGTCAGAACCGCCGGAAAGCTCgatgtcctcgtccagggcgtTGCTCTATTTTCGGACGGATACAACATCCAGATCATCGGGTACATGAACACTGTCCTGGCGAAGCT CTACCCGAAGCAAATGACCAACACCATCAAGACCAGGCTCTCCAACTCAATCCTGGTTGGTGACATCTTTGGCATGCTGATCTTCGGACTCTGCATCGACAAGTTCGGTCGAAGAGTGGGCATCATCCTCACGACTCTCTTCCTCGTTCTC ATAATTGTCATTGCAACTGCAGCTCACGGAACGTCCGTCGAAGGCATGTTCTGGATGATGGTCATTGGCCGTGGCGTCGCAGGTGTTGGTGCTG GTGGCGAATACACCGTCTGCACTTCCCAGGCGCTGGAATGCGCCGACAGTACCGAGGCGATGAGAAGGCGACGCGGTATGCTGGTTGCCGTTtccaccaacgccgccatcatctccGGGTTTGTCGGGTCCAGCACCGTCTCCCTGATTGTAATTGCGGCGTACAACGGCGAGGCCAGTGATGGCATCTGGCGCATCTgcttcggcatcggcatcttcgTAAGCTCACCCACCTCATCCCAACCACTGTCCTCTGTTTTCAGGGGAATCCCTTGTAGTCAG TTCCTCTACGACGCGGTCGTCTACCCCTTCAACCTGCTAGCCCCGACACTCGTGTCCGGCTTCTCCTCCCAGCAGACCATGATCGAGTCCATCGGCTGGTCGGCCCTGATcaacgccttcgccctcccgggcgccttcatcggcgCCCTTGTGATGGACCGCCTCGGACGCCGCCAGACGTACGCCCTCGGGTGGGCCATCGTCTGCGTGTTCGGgttcgccatcggcggcagcatAATCCAGCTAAACAACGTCTTCCTGCTCTTCGTCACGCTCTACAGCCTCTTCCAGACTTTCCTGTCTGTCAGGCCCGGGGACTGCAACTTCCTTGTCTCAAGCAAGTCGTTCCCCACGCCGCTGCAGGGCCACTTCCCCGGCTTCGCGGCGGCTGTCGGGAAGGCCGGAGCCGCGATCGGCACGACGGCGCTCAgcgcggcgctggcgagtTACGATGATCGACTGAAGGGGCAACAGGCCATATTCCtcatcggcagcggcatctcGGTCGTCGGCACCCTCTGTGTCTGGTTTCTCATTCCCGAC GCACCCAAGCACctggaagatgaagacgtcCGATTCAAGAAGTATCTCAAGGCGAATGGCTACAACACTAGTCAGATGGGACTGAAAGCATGA
- a CDS encoding Putative zn(2)Cys(6) fungal-type DNA-binding domain-containing protein, with the protein MPKQQREQLSGRRSHRKSKHGCGVCKKRHIKCDETRPECRNCVMGERLCSYLAPGSNPISLLPSTTNSVSTPSSVASDHVLVVPRDTAEGLLCPGPTFTATHMAFLHYAESNMSDYMALQGSVQPMIDTAVEHALTAPYLLDQLLALSALHLSTQDVAQASSFRHQATELQTRALGLFNQAKDHISESTYMPNFLFASLLGIHVLYETLQQRQDTLAKFTDDFVGYLRLHRGVRAIIAKDWQRLSQSNLKPLMYIAALSERADSRAPGEETKQFRKFLESSSTSSTAAEACLSALSRIQWVLDLTNQEPSRFDVGTHAVMAWPLVIPDKYIEALHQHRPEALVVLAFYAAILHRCRRYWVFGHSGSFLIHLVSRTVGSFWQDALAWPLQVLSDA; encoded by the coding sequence ATGCCGAAACAGCAACGAGAACAGCTCTCAGGCCGTCGATCCCACCGAAAGTCTAAACATGGTTGCGGCGTATGCAAAAAACGACATATCAAATGCGATGAAACCCGGCCGGAATGCCGGAACTGTGTTATGGGCGAGCGGTTATGCTCGTATCTCGCGCCCGGTTCCAATCCTATCAGTTTACTCCCAAGCACAACCAATTCCGTATCTACTCCCAGCAGCGTCGCCAGTGACCACGTGCTGGTTGTTCCCAGAGACACAGCGGAAGGTCTGCTTTGCCCCGGACCGACCTTTACGGCAACCCACATGGCCTTTCTCCACTATGCCGAATCGAACATGTCCGATTACATGGCTCTTCAAGGGAGCGTACAGCCTATGATCGATACTGCCGTGGAGCACGCTCTTACAGCACCATATCTTCTGGACCAACTTCTCGCACTCTCCGCGCTTCATCTTTCCACCCAAGACGTGGCGCAGGCATCGTCATTCCGTCACCAAGCCACTGAGTTGCAAACACGCGCTTTGGGTCTATTCAACCAGGCCAAGGACCACATTTCCGAAAGCACCTACATGCCGAACTTTCTCTTCGCCTCGCTTCTGGGCATCCACGTCCTCTACGAAACACTTCAGCAGCGCCAGGACACGCTTGCGAAGTTTACTGATGATTTTGTTGGCTACTTGCGTCTCCATCGGGGGGTACGGGCCATCATCGCAAAAGACTGGCAACGTCTTTCGCAGTCCAACTTGAAGCCTCTCATGTACATCGCAGCCTTGTCTGAACGAGCGGATTCGCGAGCTCCGGGAGAGGAGACGAAGCAATTCAGAAAATTCCTTGAGTCATCCTCGACCTCATCTACCGCTGCTGAAGCTTGCCTCTCGGCACTCAGCCGGATTCAGTGGGTACTGGACTTAACAAACCAAGAGCCATCCAGATTTGATGTCGGTACTCACGCGGTCATGGCATGGCCGCTGGTCATACCAGATAAGTATATCGAAGCCTTGCATCAGCATAGACCGGAAGCTCTCGTCGTATTAGCGTTTTATGCAGCCATATTACACCGATGTCGGCGGTACTGGGTATTTGGCCATTCTGGTTCATTCCTGATTCACCTAGTATCCAGAACAGTTGGTTCTTTCTGGCAAGACGCTTTAGCTTGGCCATTGCAAGTTCTTTCGGATGCTTAA
- a CDS encoding Putative SET domain, JmjC domain, SET domain superfamily protein — MKSLLAQMSADLQEVKRKVSRSSSGSAQLAHRPPSSVGTSAIVPSSLPDSSLAIHKQRSNDPASADQSPAQCPDHQSQSAAPGEQAKGDPSSAERNTDTTTSTSLADPTSNFKGPSPPAPEGSEAASATASRTNSSVEAPSPSARTKFSLTTNETGPRLIPNIRRMLAEKDFNGHIRVTDMEPVDWDALANRLHKPEMLAAKASIVGEISVPNIDFISLLHPGEEFLQFAAIPGGNSDYWHAGCRLSGTPWHKEDANWRSVNKVCSGLKLWVVVPAHYAARFEEFVKQHWRTNNCAQFVRHLSLFIGPTTLKEADIEFSIHCAGPGDMIVTNPGQYHMVANFTDCFAMSINFLLPGEKVIPDDLAVCEQCGLFSLAHKGFRAVSSPLTYDETERLPVTSISENEKLQPKKRAVLRQAAGPLRPCKKQKSTPMSSSASRELTEAEEQIKKVDPLCIIPSFGAQPPSSEVFKLAAVIYSRLAIRQFCSLIRSRRDLDTESFRMNLSQDIPARVGQRLGRIDVFLRKTDLGRLCARLETFYLAQDIDNSKDGRIRADPAVIKKILKQTKCSKKTLERYRSQGNKWRRLCDGYKGLLCLIFLDGGNSFRINPDSYTSLEEADVHMFQDLLNSPYISALCSVAKTFQRSLDSTSYDVEFCWEAGKWPLDSTSCDVEFRWEAEKQPLEKLPENYMLTLLQPLPSAPENIFDPDKYQDWPRPPSWLEEWPWPADPTAILGVDDKKCDFCDEEKCACVRKSTEHKPRIKHYGKKGRGLQAVACKQGRMAYQKGDIVGFITGRIVPPDTYHDSWTLDFVRPDLADEPVVCQIRFADAGNCFRLLNHSCNPSARFVQMRASGRYSTAVKASRNISDGEEITVSYGSKWAGEHCLCEVHQK; from the exons ATGAAGAGCTTGCTAGCTCAGATGTCTGCCGATCTGCAAGAGGTCAAAAGAAAGGTTTCCCGCTCATCTTCAGGGAGCGCCCAGCTAGCACACAGACCACCTTCTTCAGTCGGCACCTCTGCGATTGTCCCTTCCTCACTGCCAGACTCCTCCTTAGCCATCCATAAACAGCGATCCAACGATCCAGCCTCGGCAGATCAATCGCCGGCCCAGTGTCCAGATCACCAATCTCAGTCTGCCGCTCCGGGCGAACAGGCGAAAGGCGACCCGAGCTCAGCAGAAAGGAACACAGACACgacaacgtcgacgtcgctTGCAGACCCCACGTCCAACTTCAAGGGGCCATCTCCACCCGCTCCTGAAGGTTCTGAGGCAGCCTCTGCAACGGCCTCAAGGACAAACTCTTCAGTCGAAGCCCCATCGCCTTCAGCCAGGACGAAGTTCAGCCTGACGACTAATGAGACGGGGCCGAGACTGATACCAAACATTCGGAGAATGCTGGCAGAGAAAGACTTCAACGGCCACATCAGGGTCACAGACATGGAACCGGTCGATTGGGATGCCCTAGCAAACAGACTCCATAAGCCAGA GATGCTCGCGGCTAAGGCTAGCATCGTCGGCGAAATTTCTGTTCCCAATATTGACTTTATCTCGCTGCTCCACCCGGGAGAGGAATTCTTACAGTTCGCGGCCATTCCAGGTGGAAACTCGGACTACTGGCATGCTGGCTGTCGATTGTCAGGCACGCCTTGGCATAAAGAAGATGCGAACTGGCGGTCGGTCAACAAGGTCTGTTCTGGCTTGAAGCTATGGGTCGTTGTTCCGGCGCACTATGCTGCCCGCTTCGAGGAGTTTGTTAAGCAGCACTGGAGGACGAACAATTGCGCGCAGTTTGTGCGTCACCTTTCGCTATTTATCGGCCCTACAACTCTCAAGGAGGCAGACATCGAGTTCAGCATTCACTGCGCTGGGCCCGGCGATATGATCGTCACGAACCCGGGCCAGTACCATATGGTCGCGAACTTCACCGATTGCTTCGCCATGTCAATCAACTTCTTGCTTCCTGGGGAAAAAGTCATTCCAGACGATCTTGCTGTCTGTGAGCAATGCGGGCTGTTCTCTCTTGCCCACAAAGGATTTAGAGCAGTCTCCAGCCCGCTGACTTACGACGAAACTGAGAGACTGCCGGTCACGAGCATCTCAGAAAATGAAAAGCTACAGCCCAAAAAAAGGGCCGTGTTGCGACAAGCGGCGGGCCCTCTACGGCCATgcaaaaaacaaaagagCACTCCAATGTCATCTTCGGCCAGCCGTGAGCTGACCGAGGCTGAGGAACAGATCAAAAAAGTCGACCCGCTGTGCATAATTCCATCTTTTGGCGCACAACCTCCAAGTTCCGAGGTCTTCAAACTAGCCGCAGTCATCTACAGTCGGCTGGCCATTCGCCAGTTCTGCTCCCTCATTCGCAGTAGAAGAGACCTGGATACGGAAAGCTTCCGAATGAACTTATCGCAGGACATTCCCGCACGTGTCGGACAACGCCTTGGCAGAATCGACGTCTTTTTGCGGAAGACTGATCTTGGGCGCCTCTGCGCCCGACTTGAGACGTTCTACCTTGCGCAGGATATTGATAATTCGAAGGATGGCCGCATCAGGGCTGACCCAGCCGTCATCAAAAAGATCCTGAAGCAGACCAAATGCTCAAAGAAAACGCTTGAAAGGTATCGCAGCCAGGGGAACAAATGGAGACGCCTTTGCGATGGCTACAAAGGGCTGCTATGCCTCATTTTCCTCGACGGAGGAAATTCCTTCCGCATAAACCCCGACAGCTACACAAGTCTGGAAGAAGCAGACGTACATATGTTCCAAGACCTCCTCAACAGCCCCTATATCAGCGCGCTTTGTTCGGTTGCAAAAACCTTTCAACGGTCTTTGGACAGTACATCGTACGATGTCGAGTTCTGCTGGGAAGCTGGAAAGTGGCCCTTGGACAGCACATCGTGCGATGTCGAGTTCCGCTGGGAAGCTGAAAAACAGCCCTTGGAAAAACTACCGGAAAACTACATGCTCACACTTCTACAACCACTACCTTCAGCCCCTGAGAATATTTTCGACCCAGACAAGTATCAAGACTGGCCACGTCCCCCGAGCTGGCTAGAGGAGTGGCCATGGCCGGCCGATCCGACAGCAATCCTAGGTGTGGACGATAAGAAGTGCGACTTCTGCGATGAAGAAAAATGCGCCTGTGTACGCAAGTCCACTGAACACAAACCGCGTATAAAGCACTATGGCAAGAAAGGTCGGGGACTACAGGCAGTTGCGTGCAAGCAGGGACGTATGGCTTATCAGAAAGGCGATATTGTCGGCTTTATTACTGGGAGAATCGTCCCGCCGGACACCTATCACGACTCCTGGACACTGGATTTTGTGCGACCAGATCTAGCGGATGAGCCCGTGGTGTGTCAGATTCGCTTTGCGGACGCAGGTAACTGTTTCCGATTGCTGAACCACTCCTGCAATCCATCTGCGCGCTTTGTGCAGATGAGGGCGAGCGGGAGGTATTCGACCGCAGTGAAGGCCTCAAGGAACATTtccgacggcgaggagatTACGGTTTCCTACGGAAGCAAATGGGCTGGTGAACACTGTCTCTGCGAGGTGCATCAGAAGTGA